The sequence below is a genomic window from Haemophilus pittmaniae.
CCATGGGTAGAGGTAACAATCAACCAAACCGCTGCATTCACCTCGCTTAATTGTGGGCCGGCTAGTAGATCGCAGGAAAATCCTTGTTCGCCCAATTCATCGGCCAAGCGCTCGGCCACATATTCCGCACCGCCTAGGGTGCTGCCGCTAATAATGGCAATTTGCATGTCTGCTCCTAAAAGAAAAGGCTTAGATTTTCTAAGCCTTTATGTGTGAAACGATTAAACGTTATCAAATTTACCCAACAAGGAACGAATGTGTTCTTGCCAGTTGCGGTGTTCATTTTTCAGTTGTTCGTTTTCATTTCTTAACGCTTCTACCGCTTGTTGAGATTGGCCGTTTTGCTCTTTTAATTCTTCCACTTCAAGTTGTAATAACTGAATGGTTTCTACCGCTTGTTTAATTTTATCTTCAAGCTGATCTAAGATTTCTAAAGACATAGTGATTTCCTTTTAAATAAGTCCGAAACGGCGCTCATTCTACCGATTTCACCATCTTTTTTAAAGGGCAATGACAAAATTTATTAAGCAATCGTTTTCGTGGTGTTAGAATAGGCCGATTTTTTGACAGGAGAACCATTATGAATCGTGCATTAGCCATTGAATTTTCAAGAGTTACCGAAGTTGCTGCGTTGGCCGCCTATAGCTGGTTGGGCCGCGGTGATAAAAATGCGGCCGATGGGGCGGCAGTGAAAGCAATGCGTTATATGCTGAATCTCATCCATATGGATGGTGAAATTGTGATCGGCGAAGGGGAAATTGATAATGCTCCGATGCTGTATTGTGGCGAAAAAGTCGGCTCTGGCAACGGCGAGTTGATTTCCATTGCGGTGGATCCAATTGATGGCACCCGCATGACCGCCATGGGTCAAGCAAATGCTATTTCCGTATTGGCCGCAGGAGGCAAACGCACGTTCCTACAAGCACCGGATATGTACATGGAAAAATTAGTGGTTGGGCCGGAAGTAAAAGGGATGATTGATTTATCCCTGCCGATTGAACAAAACCTGCGCCGTACCGCTTCCCGCTTAGGGAAATCCCTTTCGGATCTCACTGTGATGGTACTTGCCAAACCGCGTCATGATGCCGTCATCGCACAAATGCACGATCTCGGTGTACGTGTCTTGGCTATTCCGGATGGTGATGTGGCAGCCTCTGTGCTGTGCTGTTTGCCGGATGCCGAAGTGGATATGGTGTATGGGATTGGCGGTGCACCGGAAGGTGTGGCTGCTGCCGCTGCAATTCGGGCGTTGGGCGGTGATATGCAGGCACGCTTGTTAGCACGCGATCAGGTGAAGGGCGATAGCGAAGAAAACCGTCGTTTGGCCGCGGAAGAAACTGCTCGTTGTGAAAAACTGGGGGTTGCGATTAATCAGGTATTGAAACTGGAAGACTTGGTACGCGACGATAATTTAGTGTTCACCGCGACCGGTATCACCCATGGTGAATTGCTCAAGGGAATTTCTCGTAAAGGCAACCTTGCTACAACCGAAACCCTGCTAATCCGAGGTAAATCCCGCACCATTCGGAAAATCCAGTCGATTCACTACTTAGATCGCAAAGATTCGGAAATTTACAAAATTCTGAATCAGTAGTTCTCAGCCATTTGGTCAAGGGCGCCCTAACTGCTACAATGGCGCCCTTTTTAATTTCGGAATACATGTATGGCAACACGTCCTTATTTCAAAACCTTATTGGTCTTTCCTTTGCTGACCCAATTGCTGGTAACAATCGTGCTCTTTTTTACTACAGAGTTTGATGCCACAGACGGTATGTTAAGCAAACTGGCAATGGCAGCGTTAATGGCCTTGGCAGTAGCAACATTACCGGCCTTACTTATCGCCTTATGGGTTCGCACCCACCGCTACGCCCGTTATGCTTTAAAAGGTATTGTATTGATCGCCTTTTTAATTGGTTTTTTCTACACCAATATCAGCGCGGTAGTCTATTTAACGTTCACCGATGAAGAGATGGGATTTGCTGCTTGGCTAGCTGCGGGCGGTGTGGAATTGACTCTGATGATTGCCGTGGGATTTTCGCTCTATTCCGTATTGGTGCTGCCGTTATTGCTCCCGAAAACCCGACCGGCAGCCTAAGTATCATAGGGCGATTTGCGGAAAATAGGTTTCGCTGACGGAAACAAGCGCCGGATAGTCGATCACCTCAATGGCCAATTCGGTATAACGCTCCAACAAGCCTCGGGCACGCACATCGGGCTCTAAGGCAAATAATTTAATGCCGGATAGTGGTAGTAAAGTGGGATGATGCAAGGGTAAATACACGCCATCCTGCCATAGCACCACTGCATCATCGGCCGTGAGTCCGGCAAACCAATGATTTAATTCTGCGACTGAATAATGGGCTTGGGAAAAGGTGTATAGCATCGTGTTTCTCAGAAAGTAAATATCTTTTCGGCTTGTTGCAATTGCGCCATCCACTCCGACCGAGGCAAGACTTGGCAAGCTAAAACCAATTCATCTGCACGCAATGAGAATTGCGCCAAAGAATCAGCGCAAATAAAGCGCTGTTCAATATCGTATAAATCCAACAACTTAAACATTTTAGCCACATCCTTTTGCAAAATGGCTGTGGGTTCTTGGTTGCTGAGCAAATTCAGAATACCGTCTTCAACGAAAAATACCCCAATATCCGTTTCATCACAAAATGCGGTGGCGGCTAACAGGGCATCCAGTCCTTCCCGACTAATACTGCGACCGTGGGGGGCGGTGCGAAAAATAAAAGCCAATTTCATAGCGTAATCACCCGATCAACCGCAAGAGACGCCATCATAAACTCTCCTAGCCCGACAATGGCAAAACCTTCAGCTAAATTCGTGGACGAATCCGCACGAGCCGTTTGCGCATCCACAACACCACGTCGTTGCGCGGCGGCGACACACAAACCGAGCGGAATTTGCCATTCGCGACTTAATTGCTGCCAAGCTTTCACCATATCGAATTCATCATTGGCGGGATAAACCAAGCCGTTGCCGTTAGAAACTCCCTCTTGGAAAAAGAAAATCTGCCGAATACGATGTCCTGCCTGCAATAATGCCTGCGCAAATTGATAGGCGCTATAAGCACCTTGGCTTCCGTAGGCCGGACTTTTCACGGAAATCAAATAATCCATTATTCAAGCTCTTGGCGAATTTGACGAATATATAAATACACGGTGTGGCGGGAAATGTTTAAGCGTTCAGCAACCAAATTGATGGCATCTTTAATATCAAAAATACCTTTCTCATAAAGGGATACGACAATTTGGCGGTTTTTATTGTTGTTGGCTACCAAGCGATCCGCATTGACTTCTTCGATGGTTTTTTCCATGGTTTGCGCCACCAAATCTTCCACCGAACTGGCAAAATTCACCGGGGAGGTTTCGCCATGGCTTTCCTTTGGCAAAAAGGCCTGCATAAACTGTGAAACCGGCACATCCAAATTAATGTTAATGCACAATAAACCGATAATCCGCTGACGGCTATTACGAATGGCGATAGTCACCGACTTCATTAGCACATTGCCCTTGGCGCGGGTGAAATAAGGCTGAGAGACATTGTCGCTCTGCATATTGCGCAATGATTTCAGCGCCAAATCGGTAATCGGCGAACCAACCCGTCGATTTGTATTATGGCCATTGGCAATGCAAATTGCGGAATGCTCGATATCTTCCAAGGAGTGCAACACGATTTCACAATGCTCTCCAATCAGCGCACTGACTCCATCAACCACCGCTTTATAAGAAATAAGAATAGCGCGGTCTTCGTCCGTAAAAGGTTGTTTATCGGTTAATAACATAACGATTTCTCAAACATAACGATAAAAAAACCGCACTGGTTAAAGTGCGGTCAATTTTAATTACTACTTAGTGGCCTTTGGATTGACATCAAGCACTTCAACTTCGAAGAAAAGCGTTGAGTTAGGTGGGATAACCGCCCCCGCGCCTTGTTCGCCGTAGGCTAATTCAGGCGGAAGCACAAGCTCAATTTTGCCGCCTTTTTTGACTAATTGCAGACCTTCGGTCCAGCCTTTCACTACTTGGTTAAGTTTAAACTCAGCAGGAGAACCACGCTCAACGGAGCTGTCGAATACTTTGCCATCGGCCAATTTACCTGTGTAGTGCACTTTCACTACATCGGTTGGTTTGATCGCAGCACCTTTACCTTCATTGATAATTTTGTACATCAAACCATCTTTAGTGGTTTTTACGCCCTCTTGTTTAGCGAATTCTTGACGGAATTTATCGCCTTCTTCTTTTGCTGCTTTAGCCTGTTCTTCAGATTTGGCTTTCGCTGCCGCAACTAATTTTTCTTCGATGGAATTAAGGGTTTGTTGGATTTTTTCATCCTTACGCACATCCACTTTGCCCTCGATTGCATCTTTTAAGCCGGCAAGAATTTGCGCGTTATCATATTTGATGACCTCTTTTTGGGCATCCATCAAATCCTTAACTTGGCCACCCATTAATGCGCCAACGGCATAGGATGCAGCAGATTCGTCAAATGCAGCTTGTTCGGCAAACACGCTGGTGGAAAATACGCCGGCAAGCATCAATGCCGCACAGGAAAGTTTTTGAATTTTTAACATTTTCGGGATTCCTTTATAATGAAAATAAGATGGCGGATAGGTTAAATCCTCTTGGCCAATTTCACAACTTTTTTTTAACCACCGAGACAGAATTTATGGCGATAAACAGCGAGTTGGCAGCACGTATTACCGAATTGGAAGCAAAAGCCGCTTTTCAGGAACAACTGTTGGAAGATCTCAATCAGGCGCTGATTACCCAACAATTCACCTTAGATAAAATGCAAATTCAATTACGTTATTTGGCAGCCAAATTAAAGGAAAGCCAAGGGAGCCAAATCGCTTCACGTGCGGAAGAAACACCTCCACCGCACTATTAATTTCATTTTTAGACCAACCCTAATAAAATCAATT
It includes:
- a CDS encoding cell division protein ZapB; its protein translation is MSLEILDQLEDKIKQAVETIQLLQLEVEELKEQNGQSQQAVEALRNENEQLKNEHRNWQEHIRSLLGKFDNV
- the glpX gene encoding class II fructose-bisphosphatase, which gives rise to MNRALAIEFSRVTEVAALAAYSWLGRGDKNAADGAAVKAMRYMLNLIHMDGEIVIGEGEIDNAPMLYCGEKVGSGNGELISIAVDPIDGTRMTAMGQANAISVLAAGGKRTFLQAPDMYMEKLVVGPEVKGMIDLSLPIEQNLRRTASRLGKSLSDLTVMVLAKPRHDAVIAQMHDLGVRVLAIPDGDVAASVLCCLPDAEVDMVYGIGGAPEGVAAAAAIRALGGDMQARLLARDQVKGDSEENRRLAAEETARCEKLGVAINQVLKLEDLVRDDNLVFTATGITHGELLKGISRKGNLATTETLLIRGKSRTIRKIQSIHYLDRKDSEIYKILNQ
- the tusB gene encoding sulfurtransferase complex subunit TusB, which gives rise to MLYTFSQAHYSVAELNHWFAGLTADDAVVLWQDGVYLPLHHPTLLPLSGIKLFALEPDVRARGLLERYTELAIEVIDYPALVSVSETYFPQIAL
- the tusC gene encoding sulfurtransferase complex subunit TusC, producing the protein MKLAFIFRTAPHGRSISREGLDALLAATAFCDETDIGVFFVEDGILNLLSNQEPTAILQKDVAKMFKLLDLYDIEQRFICADSLAQFSLRADELVLACQVLPRSEWMAQLQQAEKIFTF
- the tusD gene encoding sulfurtransferase complex subunit TusD; protein product: MDYLISVKSPAYGSQGAYSAYQFAQALLQAGHRIRQIFFFQEGVSNGNGLVYPANDEFDMVKAWQQLSREWQIPLGLCVAAAQRRGVVDAQTARADSSTNLAEGFAIVGLGEFMMASLAVDRVITL
- a CDS encoding helix-turn-helix transcriptional regulator gives rise to the protein MLLTDKQPFTDEDRAILISYKAVVDGVSALIGEHCEIVLHSLEDIEHSAICIANGHNTNRRVGSPITDLALKSLRNMQSDNVSQPYFTRAKGNVLMKSVTIAIRNSRQRIIGLLCININLDVPVSQFMQAFLPKESHGETSPVNFASSVEDLVAQTMEKTIEEVNADRLVANNNKNRQIVVSLYEKGIFDIKDAINLVAERLNISRHTVYLYIRQIRQELE
- the fkpA gene encoding FKBP-type peptidyl-prolyl cis-trans isomerase, with translation MLKIQKLSCAALMLAGVFSTSVFAEQAAFDESAASYAVGALMGGQVKDLMDAQKEVIKYDNAQILAGLKDAIEGKVDVRKDEKIQQTLNSIEEKLVAAAKAKSEEQAKAAKEEGDKFRQEFAKQEGVKTTKDGLMYKIINEGKGAAIKPTDVVKVHYTGKLADGKVFDSSVERGSPAEFKLNQVVKGWTEGLQLVKKGGKIELVLPPELAYGEQGAGAVIPPNSTLFFEVEVLDVNPKATK
- a CDS encoding SlyX family protein, yielding MAINSELAARITELEAKAAFQEQLLEDLNQALITQQFTLDKMQIQLRYLAAKLKESQGSQIASRAEETPPPHY